The Candida orthopsilosis Co 90-125, chromosome 7 draft sequence genome has a window encoding:
- a CDS encoding Aim45 protein (S. cerevisiae homolog AIM45 localizes to mitochondrion) → MIFKRLFSVTRSLRDSLVLIEGSKGQINPASLSTVFAAAQIGEPITALVVDPSIADGAAKVEGVTKVLKTGKTYNHYLSEQVSPLLKQLIDGKFTHFLISGSSIGKSILPRLGALLDVQPLSDITKVIDGKTFVRPIYAGNALATVKSKDNVVLASVRASAFPPAKEQEAAPIEEVTAQAESDNSAEFVSEELVTSERPELGSATRVVAGGRGLKSKETFDALIDPLAQKLNAAIGASRAAVDSGFCDNSLQVGQTGKIVAPDLYFAIGISGAIQHLAGMKDAKVIVAINKDAEAPIFNVADIGLVGDLEAIVPELTEKI, encoded by the coding sequence ATGATATTCAAGAGATTGTTTTCAGTTACAAGATCATTGAGGGATAGTTTGGTCTTGATTGAAGGCTCCAAAGGTCAAATCAATCCGGCATCCTTGTCCACTGTTTTTGCTGCTGCCCAGATTGGTGAGCCGATAACGGCATTGGTTGTTGATCCAAGTATAGCTGATGGGGCGGCCAAAGTTGAGGGTGTTACCAAGGTCCTCAAAACTGGAAAAACATACAATCACTACTTGTCAGAACAAGTGAGCCCcttgttgaaacaattgattgatggaAAGTTCACCCACTTTTTAATTTCCGGATCCTCTATTGGAAAGTCGATTTTACCAAGATTGGGAGCTTTGCTAGACGTACAACCGTTGAGCGACATTACAAAGGTGATTGATGGAAAGACATTCGTACGTCCCATTTATGCCGGGAATGCGTTGGCTACTGTCAAGTCAAAAGACAATGTGGTTCTTGCATCTGTCAGAGCTTCTGCTTTTCCACCAGCAAAGGAACAAGAGGCAGCACCAATTGAGGAGGTAACTGCACAAGCTGAATCAGATAATAGTGCTGAATTTGTTTCTGAAGAATTAGTTACATCCGAAAGACCAGAATTGGGTTCCGCCACTCGTGTGGTTGCAGGAGGTCGTGGGCTAAAGAGTAAAGAGACATTTGATGCATTGATTGATCCTTTGGCTCAAAAATTAAATGCCGCAATTGGTGCATCTAGAGCAGCTGTTGATTCAGGTTTCTGTGACAACTCGTTGCAAGTTGGTCAAACTGGTAAAATTGTTGCACCTGATTTGTACTTTGCAATCGGTATCTCGGGTGCTATACAGCATTTAGCCGGTATGAAGGATGCTAAGGTGATTGTTGCTATAAACAAAGATGCAGAAGCaccaattttcaatgtGGCCGATATCGGCCTTGTTGGTGACCTTGAGGCTATTGTGCCAGAGTTGACTGAGAAGATCTAG
- a CDS encoding sulfate permease gives MSHSHQKSDIQMSTSLFGYLLSIMSSSRRIASPSPSLRPISAKRVYNSERQQLIQTEINRYTDDSSSSETNSINYKQYAPASTVNLEHLEWSDILPYYLPFLSWIGKYNLRYFIGDLVGGLTLVFFQLPLSLSYATTLAHVPVISGLYSLGIAPFIYLIFGSVPQMVVGPEAPISLVVGQAIEPLLHHMKKKHLDPLDYVSVITFLSGASLLGFGIGRLGFLDNVLSGSLLKGFIAGVGVVMNINSLIIILGLEKLMKEISDDPSQMDIHSPFDKLIFLIRNACQFDPLSAKIGAIGFLIIIICRFIKKRSKNSMVVLFPEIMIVVSGATILCQYFRWDLDGVEIIGKVKDNRSLTLYNPLSSWKLIKQLGTSGFLCAMLGFFESTTASKSLGTRFDLPISTNRELVALGSLNVIGSIFGALPAFGGYGRSKINAISAKTTMSGAIMGLLTLLTIQFLLGYLYFVPKCMLSVVTSVIGISLIEEAPYELVFYWRTGGRDELITFAITVFTTLFFSIEGGIAVGLIYSLIRVIKNSTASRIQILGRIPNSNTFVDADVPVEQVDESISRLNVFNDMKQTSLNIGAIEEVEGCLIIKIPEPLNFTNSSDLVARLKRVEMYGSTRAHPASKRSRVKEMTRYVIFDLDSMDSIDSSAAQTVKNLITNYQRRGIRSLFVRVSSKVKPILKQAGIRDLLNHDVEELKYNEIQNLAGHSDNGTIAGCRGMLGNGPYFEHISEALRLIDCFEMIYGEV, from the coding sequence ATGTCGCACAGTCATCAAAAAAGCGACATTCAGATGTCAACATCTTTGTTTGGTTATCTTTTGTCGATAATGCTGAGCTCAAGACGAATAGCGAGTCCATCACCTAGTTTACGGCCTATATCTGCTAAGCGTGTTTATAATTCCGAGAGGCAACAGCTAATCCAAACCGAGATAAACAGGTACACCGACGATTCCTCGAGTTCAGAGACAAATTCGATAAACTACAAACAATATGCCCCCGCATCCACAGTGAATTTAGAACATCTAGAATGGAGTGATATACTTCCATATTATTTACCCTTCTTGTCATGGATTGGAAAGTACAATCTTAGATATTTCATTGGTGACTTGGTTGGTGGTTTGACATTGgttttttttcaacttccaTTGTCATTGTCATATGCTACGACATTGGCGCATGTACCAGTGATATCAGGATTGTACTCATTAGGTATTGCACCgtttatttatttgatatttggcAGTGTTCCTCAAATGGTCGTTGGACCTGAGGCGCCGATATCTTTGGTTGTGGGGCAAGCGATAGAACCTTTGCTCCACCAcatgaagaagaaacatTTAGATCCTTTGGATTACGTATCGGTAATTACGTTCCTTAGTGGAGCTAGTTTATTAGGATTTGGTATTGGAAGATTGGGGTTTTTGGACAACGTATTAAGTGGatcattattgaaaggTTTTATCGCTGGTGTGGGAGTGGTTATGAATATAAACTCGCTTATCATAATCCTAGgattggagaaattgatgaaggaaATTTCAGATGACCCTTCGCAAATGGATATTCACTCCCCTTTTGACAAGTTGATCTTTTTGATAAGAAATGCATGCCAATTCGACCCTTTAAGTGCAAAAATTGGAGCTATTGGTTTCTTGATAATCATCATCTGcagattcatcaaaaagaGAAGCAAAAATTCCATGGTGGTTCTTTTCCCAGAAATTATGATTGTTGTAAGTGGTGCTACAATACTTTGCCAATATTTTAGATGGGATCTTGATGGTGTCGAGATCATAGGAAAGGTGAAAGACAATAGGTCTCTCACACTTTACAATCCCCTTAGCCTGTGGAAGCTTATAAAACAATTGGGCACCTCCGGATTCCTTTGTGCCATGTTAGGATTCTTTGAGTCCACTACTGCGTCGAAATCATTGGGCacaagatttgatttacCCATTTCTACAAATAGAGAATTGGTTGCTTTGGGTAGCTTGAATGTGATTGGCTCCATATTTGGTGCGTTGCCAGCATTTGGCGGCTATGGTAGGAGCAAAATTAACGCAATTTCGGCCAAGACAACCATGTCTGGAGCAATAATGGGCTTGCTAACTCTCCTAACGATCCAATTCCTTCTTGGATACTTGTACTTTGTTCCGAAATGTATGTTAAGTGTGGTAACAAGTGTCATAGGTATTCtgttgattgaagaagcaCCTTATGAGTTGGTGTTTTATTGGAGAACTGGAGGGAGAGATGAACTCATCACGTTTGCAATAACGGTATTCACCACTCTATTCTTCTCCATAGAAGGTGGCATTGCAGTTGGTCTCATCTACTCTTTAATCAGAGTTATCAAAAACTCCACAGCATCTCGAATCCAAATTTTAGGCAgaattccaaattcaaacacaTTTGTTGACGCTGATGTCCCAGTAGAGCAGGTTGATGAAAGTATATCACGGTTGaatgttttcaatgataTGAAGCAAACACTGTTAAACATTGGGGCGATTGAGGAAGTTGAAGGGTGCTTAATTATTAAAATCCCAGAGCCATTGAACTTTACCAATAGCAGCGATTTGGTGGCgagattgaaaagagtAGAAATGTATGGCTCTACACGTGCTCATCCAGCTCTGAAAAGAAGCCGTGTTAAGGAAATGACAAGATACGTGATATTTGATCTCGATAGTATGGATTCGATTGACTCATCAGCAGCACAAACGGTTAAAAACTTGATAACAAATTATCAGAGAAGGGGAATCAGATCGTTGTTTGTACGAGTGTCAAGCAAGGTAAAACCAATTTTAAAACAAGCTGGAATTCGTGATCTCCTCAACCACGATGTGGAAGAGTTGAAATACAACgagattcaaaatttggcAGGTCACAGTGACAATGGAACTATTGCAGGATGCCGCGGTATGCTTGGAAATGGCCCTTACTTTGAACACATTCTGGAAGCTTTACGGTTGATTGATTGCTTTGAGATGATTTATGGGGAAGTGTAG